The nucleotide sequence CCGTAGCCAGCATTTCCCAGGCAACCGTGGCATAACGCCCTTCATCCGGCAGCATCAAAGGCCTGATCCAGGCGGTGCAGCACAAGCACAAGGCAATGAGCAGCAAGACTCTCCCCTTGCTCGCAAACAGTGCCTGATAAAACTTGGTCATTCTTCACCTCGCATCGACGAGACGAGGAGCAGTCATGACCATGCACCGGCCACAGAGCATTCGGTATTCAGCAACTCTGCCCTCGTCAATATGAGGCGCAGTATTCACACCGTGTCTGAAAAGAAGCTGAACGGGCAAAGCACGGAAAACTTTGCTGGTTTGAAAATTTCAGAAAACAAAAAAGCCCAAGAACAGATGAATCATGTCTTGGGCTTTTCAAAGACACACCAGTACCTTCAGGCTGGTGTCTTGGGCTGCCGCCACCACTGCGGCCCCTCGCTTTGCACAATGCCCTGGCCCTGCACTTGCTGCAACTGTGTAGAGCCTACGCACTGGGGTGCTATCTCAGCCAGCGGCACCAGCACAAAAGCGCGTTCCCACATGCGGGGATGAGGAACGGTCAGCTCTGCGGCATCAGACTGCCAGCCTCCCCACAGCTCAATATCCAGGTCCAGCGTACGCGGCGCATTGCGGTAAGGGCGCTCGCGCCCGGCCTGCAATTCAATGGCCTGCAGCGCGTGAAGAAACTCCAGCGGCTTCTGCTGCGTCTGCACCAGCGCCACGGCATTCAGATAATCAGGCCCAGATGAGTCTATGGGGCTGGTGCTGTAGAGCGAGGACACATCCAGCAACTGCCCCCCTGGCAGCGCCGCAATCGTCTGCACCGCCCAGGCCAGAGTGCCACGCGCATCGCCCAGATTGGCTCCCAGGCCAATAGCCACCACATTGGCAGCCAGGGCAGCAGCGTGATTACTCATTGCCGCCAGCAGCCGGCGCACCACCTGCAGCGGGCTTGCGGCGGCGACGGCGGCGCTTCTTGGGAGCTTCGCCACCTTCCGCCTCACCAGCGACCTGATCCAGTGGGCTGCTGTCGCCCTCGGCTTCCGCCTTTTTCTTGGCGACACGGTGTACTTTGGGTGCCGCCTGCTGCTGGCTGCGCTGGCGAGCCCGCTGCTCATCCCGCGCCTGGGCAATCAGATCATCGCGGCGGGCATCGTCGGCCTGCGAGAACTCCTGCCACCAGCTGGCCATGCTTTCCTCCACCTCACCAATGTCGGCACGCAGGCGCATGAAGTCAAAGCCTGCGCGAAAGCGCGGCTGGGCCACCATGGAATAAGGCGTGGCACCGGTGCGCTTTTCAAAGCGCGGCTGCATGACCCAGATCTCGCGCATATCGGCTGCCAGCTTGCCACGGCCCGAAACATCGCCAATGCGCTGGTCAAACACCTCGTCAATCGACTCCTGCAGCGCGGGGAAGGGGTGATAGCCCTTGCCCAGACGCTTTTCCCAGCCAGCTTTCACGTCCTGCCACAGCACGCAGGCCAGTAAAAAGCTGGGCGCCACGGGCTTGCCTTCGGCTACACGGCGGTCGGTATCCATCAGCGCGGCCTGCACAAACGGATGGTCAGCGCGCTCCATCACCACATCCAGCAGCGGATAGATGCCGCGCGACAGGCCCAGCTCCTGCAGTTGCTTGACCGACGCAATGGCGTGCCCGGTCTGCAGCAGCTTGAGCATTTCGTCAAACAGGCGGCTTTGCGGCACTTCATGCAGCAAAGGTTCGCACTCCACCAGCGGCTTGGCTGTCTTGGCTTCCAGCTTGAAGCCTTTTTCATGCAGTTTGGCCGCAAAACGCACAGCGCGGATGATGCGCACCGGGTCCTCGCGGTAGCGAGTGGCCGGGTCGCCAATCATGCGCAGCACCTTTTTCTTGGCGTCTGCAATACCGCCGTGATAGTCGACCACGATTTGCGTCTCGGGGTCGTAATACATGGCGTTGATGGTGAAGTCACGGCGCGTGGCATCCTGATCCTGCGGGCCCCAGACGTTGTCGCGCAGCACGCGGCCGCTGGCATCCACGGCATGCTTCATGCCGGCCAACTGGGCCTTGCTGGTGCGTTCATTGCCGCTGACCTGCTCTGCCGCGCTGTTATCCAGAAAAGCACGGAAGGTAGAGACTTCGATGACTTCGTTTTCGCGGCCACGGCCATAGACCACGTGCACGATGCGAAAGCGCTTGCCAATGATGAAGGCACGGCGAAACAGGTTCTTGACCTGCTCGGGCGTGGCGTTGGTCGCCACGTCAAAGTCCTTGGGACGCAGGCCCAGCAGCAGATCGCGCACGGCGCCGCCCACGATATAGGCCTCAAAGCCCGAGCGCTTCAGGGTCTGCACCACGTCGATGGCGCGGCGATCCACCAGATTCGGGTCAATGCCGTGCACCTGCACTGCCACTTCATCACGTTTGCCGAACTTGGGCTTGCGCGAGCGGGGGGCTGCGGGCGCCTTGCCCAGCAGCTTGTCAATAATGTTCTTGATCATGGTGCTTCGCTAAATAGGTCCACGATGCGCCAGCCGCGTTCCTCGGCCAGGGCACGCAAGCGCGCATCGGGGTTGGTGGCCACCGGGTGATCCACTTTTTCAAGCAGGGGCACATCGTTCATGGAGTCGCTGTAGAAGGTCGCTTCCACATCCTCCCAGCGCAGGCCCTGGGCGTTCAGCCACTCGGTCATGCGCACGACTTTGCCCTCGCGCATATTGGGAATGCCTGCAATCTCACCAGTAAACCAGCCACTGGCATCTCGCGCCAGCTCCGTCGCCAGCAAATGCTGCACGCCGAAAGCCCTGGCAATGGGCGCCGTCACAAACTCATTGGTCGCCGAGGTGATGACCACGGTATCTCCTGCATCCAGATGCTTTTGCACCAGCTCGATGGCGGCAGGCTTCATCGCAGGGCGAATGACCTCATCCATGAAACGCTGGTGCGCGGCTGCAGATTCCGCCTCGCCACGCTCAACCACGGCTGCCGTGGCAAAGCGCACGTAATCGGGGATATTGAGCTGGCCTGCCTGGTAATCGGCAAAGAAAGCATCGTTTTGACGACCAAAAGCTTCGCGGTCGCACCAGCCAATGGCGATGGAGAACTCGCCCCAGCCGTGGTCAGAGTCCAGCGGCAGCAGCGTATGGTCCAGGTCAAACAGCGCCAGCTTTGGCTTGTTTGGCGATTCAGAAGAAGTCGACATGCAAATCCAACAAAAAGTGCTGTGGCATGGCCATAGCAGGGAGTGAGGCGCTCGGCTTCACTCGGTTTCCAGCATGGTCTTGAGCAGCGGAATAGTGATTGCTCGCTTGTTGCGCAGTGCAAAGCCGTCCAGCATGTCCAGCAATTGCATCAGACTGCCCAGGTCACGCGAAAAGCGCCTGAGCATATAGTCCATCACTTCGTCGCTCAGGAACACGCCACGGGCATCGGCTTCCTGACGTAGCACGGCACGGCGTGCCGATTCGTCCAGCAGATGCAGTTGAAAGACATGGCCCCAGCCCAGGCGGGTGCGCAGGTCTTCACGCAGCTTGAGGTCCGCCACAGGCAACTGCCCCGCAGCCAGCACCCAGCGCGGCAGGCCGGTGGCGGGACTGGTGGCATTGACGAACCAGTTAAAGGCGCGTGCTTGCTGAAACGGCGTGTAGATGTCCACATCGTCCATCAGCACAGCCACCCAGCGCTCGTCAAACTCTGGCGGGAATGGGGTCGAAGCATCCATCCAGCCGACCATGGCCCCCTGCTCACGCAAGGCTTCACGAACGGCTTTGAGCAAATGGGTCTTTCCAGAACCCGCCTCACCCCACAGATAAGTGGGCACTGGCGTTCTGGTTTGCCGAGCCTGACCATCGCCCACCCAGTGACGCAGATGGTCAATCAGGGCTGCATTGGGGCCGACAAAGAACCGCGACAGCGTCGGGCCGGGCGCCATGCTGATATCCAGAGCCAGCTGCTTCATCTGCGACATATGCGCAGCGCCCCCTTTCCTGGGTGCTCAACAGCCCATGCGGCGAAATCTGGCAGGAGATTCATCAGCATCAATGTGGAAGATACAAAGCCCGGACGCGCGTTCAGATCAGGCCTTGCAGGAATGCAGCAGCGCGATCACTCGGTAACAAAAGCGCTAATTTTAGTCTGCAGTGGCGGCCTTCGGCCCCGTCATGGATGATTTTGCCTACTGCTGATGTTGCAGGCAGGCCATGATTGCCCTGCAAAACCCTTTGTTCCGAGGCAAGCACGCCCGCTGGACGGATGGGGGCCGTAGAATCCCGGGGTTTCCCGCCCATGCTGGGCGCACCCTGCACCGGATCCATCGATGAGCTCTTCTGCATCCTCCTCTACTCCCATTTCCTACAAAGACGCTGGCGTTGATATCGACGCGGGCGACGCCCTGGTCGAGCGCATCAAGCCGCTGGCCAAGAAAACCATGCGCGAAGGCGTGATGGCCGGTATCGGTGGTTTTGGCGCACTGTTTGAAGTGCCCAAGCGCTACAAGGAGCCCGTGCTGGTTTCCGGCACCGACGGCGTGGGCACCAAGCTCAAGCTGGCGTTTGAATGGAATATGCACGACACCGTGGGCATCGATCTGGTGGCCATGAGCGTCAACGACGTGCTGGTGCAAGGCGCCGAGCCCCTGTTCTTCCTGGACTACTTCGCTTGCGGCAAGCTGCATGTGGACACGGCTGCTGCCGTGGTGGGCGGCATTGCCAAGGGCTGCGAGCTGTCTGGCTGCGCACTGATCGGCGGCGAAACCGCTGAAATGCCCGGCATGTACCCCGATGGCGAATACGACCTGGCAGGCTTTGCCGTTGGCGCCGTGGAAAAGTCCAAGATTCTGACCGGCCAGAACGTCAAGCCTGGCGACGTGGTGCTGGGTCTGGCCTCGCACGGCGTGCACTCCAACGGCTTCTCGCTGGTGCGCAAGTGCATCGACCGCGCTGAAGCCAATGGCACGATTCCCGCCACTCTGGATGGCAAGCCTTTCAAGGCCGCCATCATGGAACCCACACGTCTGTACGTGAAAAACGTGCTGACCGCGCTGGAAAAGCACCCCATCAAGGCGCTGGCCCACATCACCGGTGGTGGCCTGCTGGAAAACATTCCTCGCGTACTGCCCGAAGGCACTGCCGCTCACCTCAAGGCCGGTAGCTGGCCCCAGACCGAGCTGTTTGCCTGGCTGCAAAAGACAGCGGGCATTGACGATATCGAAATGAACCGCACGTTCAACAACGGTATCGGCATGGTGGTCGTAGTGGCTGCAGAAGATGCCGCCGCCACAGCCGCCACACTGGCCGAACTGGGCGAAAAGGTCTACACCATTGGCGCGATCACCGAAATCGGCTCTGGCAAACCGGTTGAAGTGCGCTAATCTAGCCACTTATCGCATTCGCTCTTTTCAGCTTGCATGACGCAGCACCTGCCCGCTCCCATCGCCCCCCAGCCCCCAGCCCCTTCCAGCAAGGTCATTCTGGCGAGCTATTTACTGATGGCAGCGGCGCTGCTGCTGGTCATGCACCAGGGGATTCTTCCCGGCCTGCTCTGCGTCTGCGTCGGCTTTTTGCTGACCCGTGCGCTGACCAGGCTGCTGAGCCGCGCTGACAAGCGCCCCCGCCCAACGGCTGTGTTACCGCGCTGGGCACAGGTGGTTGCCACCACCATCATCATTCTGGCGCCGCTGGCCTTGCTCAGTGGCGCGCTGTCCCATACCCGCGCCTACATCACGGAAGCTCCTGCTCAGTACAAGGAACTGCTGGACTACCTTTCCAGCACAGTGCTGGAACTGCGCGACAAACTGCCTGCCGACATGGCAGCCCAGTTGCCCGAAGGCTCTCAGGAAATTCAGCGGCTGCTGTCCCACTATCTGGCAACCAAGGCCGGCATATTGGCCAATGCAGGCCGCACCTGGCTGACGGGCCTGCTCTACGCCTATGTGGGCATCATCATTGGTGCGCTGGCGGCTGTGCGCCCTATTTCCCTGCGTCGCCCCCCGCTGGTGGCCGCGCTGAATCAGCGCATTCTGTATTTTGGCGAGGCCTTCCGCCAGATCGTCGCAGCCCAGTTCTGGATTGCCGCGTTCAATACCGCACTCACCGCCATCTTCCTGCTGCTGGTGCTGCCCATCTGGGATCTGAGCCTGCCCTATACCCCGGCACTGATTACGCTGACTTTTTTTGCCGGCCTGATTCCCATCGTCGGCAATCTGCTGTGCAACACAGTGCTGACCATTGTGGGCCTGTCTGTCTCGCCCGTCGCAGCCGCCGCTTGCCTGGCGTTTCTGATCCTGATCCACAAGGCCGAATACGTCATCAACGCCAAGGTGGTTGGCACGCGCACCCATATGGGCGTGTGGGAACTACTGGCCGTGATGTTTGTGGCCGAATCTGTCTTTGGCCCCGCCGGTCTGGTGGCTGCACCGCTGTTTTACGCCTACCTCAAGAAAGAACTGGAAGCCGTCAAGCTGGTGTGAGCGGCCCAAGCCCTCAAAACCTATAGCACCTTACGCAAATTGTTCATGGTTTTTTCCAGAAAACCATATTCAGAATCAGGTGCAACCAGCGCATAGCGCTCCAGATCGGAGAGCGCCCTGTCATTGATGCCCGCCTGCGCATAGGCCAGACCTCGCTCGCGCAGCAGCTCTGACTTCGCGGGCTGCAGCAGCATCAGACGGTTGATGACTGCCACCAGCATGTCCCAGTCGCGCTGGGACTGGTGAATTTCCTGCAGATTGCGCAGCATGCGCTCCACAATGTCACGCGGGCTGGCGGCCTGCAGATACAGTCCCAGTGGCGCTGCCTCATCAGCAGAGATACCCGCCTGATCGAGAAAAGGCTGCAGACGTTCGGCCAGCGCATTGGCCGAATGCGACTCCCCCGTCAAAGGATCCAGCACCACCTGCCCCTGCGGCAGCAGCGCCTTGACCATGAAGTGCCCCGGAAAACTGATGCCTTCCACCGCCAGACCCAGACTGCTGGCCAGCTCCAGCCAGATCAGCGCCACGCTGATGGGAATGCCCCGCCGCGTGTTGAGCACATGGTGGATGTAGCTATTGCCCGGGTCGTAGTAGTTGTTGAGATTGCCCGCAAAGCCCAGCTCGCCATAAAAGAATTTATTGAGGGCGCTGAGCTGGCGCAACGGGTCTGTCTCGCCCGACAGGCGCTGCTTCAGCCGCACCTGCAGGCGGTCCAGCTCGGCCATCACGGCCTGCAGATCAAGGCCTGGGGCCGCATCCTGGGCAATGCTGATGGCGGCCTCGGTCAGCGCAAAGTTTTCATCACTCTGAACCAGAGAGGCAAAGTACTGCAGGGCGGTGGGGTGCTCGTCAATCGTCCAACTCATAAGCGGCTTTGTAAGCCGCCTGCGCCGTAATGACAAGCGAAATACCCCTGATGCGTAGGCAGAACCTGCGCTAGCCGCTCATTTTTTTGAGTGAAACCGTGCTTTTAGCGGCGCAGCAACTGGCGAAGATTCAAGCCCGAGAGCCGCAGCACGCCAAAGTACAGCACAGCCGCCCCCGCCATCATGGCGGCCAGCAGGCCCGCGCGCAGCAGGCTCTGGCTGCGCAGGCCCACCCAGTCAAAGTGCTGGCTGCCCCACAGCAGCAGCACAGCAAGCAGCACACTGGCCGCCAGCACCTGCACGATGAACTTGAGCCAGCCCGGCTGGGGCTGGTAGACGCCACGGCGCAGCAGCCCAGTCAGCAGCCAAGTCGCATTGACCAGCGCCGCCAGACCAATCGACAGCGCCAGGCCTGTGTGCTTGAGCCAGGGCACCAGCACCAGATTCAGCAACTGCGTGATGACCAGCACCACGATAGCGATCTTGACGGGTGTGCGAATGTCCTGGCTGGCGTAATAGCCAGGGGCCAACACCTTGATGGCCACCAGGCCCAGCAGGCCTGCGCCATAGCCCATCAGCGCCAGCGAGATCTGGCCCACATCGCTGTCATGCAGGGCACCGCGGTGGAACAGCGTGGCCACCAGCGGCGTGGCAAAAGTCAGCAGGCCCACGGCGCAAGGCACGGCCAGCAGCACGACCAGGCGCAAGCCCCAGTCCAGCATGTTCGAGTAACGCTGCGCATCGCCCGCCGCCTTGGCCGAGGCCAGTTGCGGTGTCAGCACCACACCCAGCGCCACGCCCAGCAGCGAGGTGGGAAACTCCATCAAACGGTCGGCATAGAACAGCCAAGTCACGCTGCCCGGCGCCATGTACGACGCGATCTGGGTGTTGATCATCAAGGAGATCTGCGCCACACCCACACCCAGCAGGGCTGGCCCCATCAGCGCCAGAATGCGGCGCACACCGGCTTCATTCCAGGCTTCCCGAATGGCAGATGGCGAAAAGCCAATGCGCGGCATCAAACTCATGGCGCGCAGTGCGGGAATCTGCACCCCCAGTTGCAGCACACCGCCCAGCATCACCCCGCCAGCCATGGCATAGATGGGCTCAAAGCCATGCTTTTGCAGCCAGGGCGCACCCAGCAGCGCCGCCACAATCATGCTCAGATTCAGCAGCACCGGCGTGGCCGCTGGCACGGCAAACTTCTTCCAAGTGTTGAGAATGCCCGCCGAAAGCGCCACCAGCGACATAAAGCCGATGTAGGGGAACATCCAGCGCGTCATCACCACGGCAGCGTGGTAGCCGTCCGGTGCCTGGCGCATGCCGCTGGCCAGCAGCCACACCAGCAAAGGCGCGCCGATCACGCCCAGCACGCACACCACAATCAGCGCCCAGAACAAAATGGTGGCCACATGGCTAATCAGCTTGTGCGTGGCCTCTTCCCCATGCTGGGTCTTGCTGGCAGCCAGCACCGGCACAAAGGCCTGGCTAAACGCCCCTTCGGCGAACAGGCGCCTGAAAAGATTGGGAATTCTGAAGGCGACATTGAAAGCATCCGTCAGGGCATTCGCCCCGAACATGGAAGCCATGAGCAGATCGCGCACCAGCCCCGAAATACGGGAGGCCAGCGTCAGAAGGGATACGGTGGAGGCGGCTTTGAACAGTGACACGCTGCGAAGTGTATGCGTTCACGCCCACGCCCGCTTGCCAAGATCGCACGCTTTGCACTCTGTAGCACTCGTCAATCAGGCATGCCCTAACACCAGGACAGCAAGCAAGCGCCGCCGCGCAGCGAGGCTGTCGTCCCCCTCCCCTAGCGCGCAGCGCGTAGAGAGAGGGGTGAAGCCGCGCAGCGGCACAGGGGGTGTGCTAGAATCCGTGGTTTTGCTGACATCATCCTCAGACACCTAAGGAAATAAATCATGGCAACTAAAGCCAAAAAGAACCCCCGCCTGGCTTCCGGCCGCAAGCGCGCCCGCCAGAACGTCAAGCTGAACGCTGCGAACACTTCGCTGCGTTCCAAGTACCGCACTGCTGTCAAGAATGTCGAGAAGGCTGTTGTGGCCGGCGACAAGACCAAGGCAGCTGAACTGTTTGCCAAGGCTCAGTCCGTGATCGACACGATCGCTGACAAGGGCATCTTCCACAAGAACAAGGCAGCTCGCGATAAGAGCCGCCTGTCCGCCAAGGTCAAGGCCCTGGCTCTGGCTGCTTAAACCCAGCCTCCCTCAAGCACGGATGACTTCGGTCATCTGCCGTTTGTAACGGGTGCGCTGTCAGCAAAAACATCAAAACCGCCTTCGGGCGGTTTTTTTGTGGGTGAATGAATCCCCCCTGAGGCGCTTTGCGCCTTCCCCCCAGGGGGACGACGCCTTCGCCGCGAGGCGGCTCTTGCTCGGCGTCTCTGGCTTGGGGCATGCCTTATCGGCGCGCAGCGGGCATAAAAAAACGCACCTTTGTGCGTTCATTCGTCTGGATTTGAGAAAAGAAAGCGCTCAGGCTTTCTTTTTGACTTCGTCGGGGATCAGGCAGGCTTCGGCCACTTGCAGGTCATTGTCCTTGGCGAAGTTCAGGCAGAAGTCCCAGGCCATGGGTTCGTAGTCGCGCAGGTCGCGGTTGATGACCACGCATTTGGTGCCATTCATCACTGTGGGCACGCACCAGGGAGAGTAGCTCAGGTGACTGCCTGCACAGGCTCCGCCTGGTCGAAACTGGCTCATGACTCCAGCCAGGCGCTCGGCCCAGTCGCTGGGTCGGAACGTTTTGCCGGCCTGAGTCATACCCAGAATGAACAGTTCTTTGCTGGAAGGGGTAACCATCAAATATTCGCCAAAAAAATCCGGGGCGACCGGGCGGGATCTCCACCAACATGCCCAATGAATCATTCTAGCTCTTATATAAGAGCTAGGGTTAGTCTGCAGATGTCAACCCCAGTATGACGTAGGTTCATTGCATGGCAGCGATGCGCAATCCGCAATGTTGGGGTTATCAGGGGCATCTAGAATCAAGCCTCGCATTTTTTCAAGGTGTCCTGTGCACCGCCAACCGTCCTGTTGAGGAGATTCCTGCAATGACCGTTTCCACCGAGGTTGTCCAGCCCCACGTGATGTCCACCTATGGCCGCGTCCCTATCGCTCTGGAGCGAGGTCAGGGCTGCCGCCTGTGGGATGTCAACGGCAAGGAATACCTCGATGCACTGGGCGGCATCGCGGTCAACACACTGGGTCACAACCACCCAAAGTTCGTGCCTGCGATTCAGGACCAGGTGGCCAAGCTGATCCACTGCTCCAACTACTACAACGTGCCCGGCCAGGAAGAGCTTGCCAAGCTGCTGACCGAGCGCGCCAAGATGGACAAGGCCTTTTTCTGCAGCACTGGCCTGGAAGCCAACGAAGCCGCCATCAAGCTGGCACGCAAGTTTGGCGTGGACAAGGGCATCGCCAACCCCGTGATCGTGGTCTATGACCATGCTTTCCACGGCCGTTCGCTGGGCACCATGAGCGCCACCGCCAACCCCAAGGTGCGCGAAGGCTTTGGCCCGCTGCTGGAAGGCTTTATCCGCATTCCCGCCAACGACATCGAAGCCCTGAAGAAAGCCACCGCAGGCAACCCCAACATCGTCGGCGTGATGATGGAGCCCATTCAGGGCGAAGGCGGCCTGCACCCCATGCGTGCCGAATACATGCAGCAAGTGCGCGCCCTGTGCGATGCCAATGACTGGCTGATGATTCTGGACGAAGTGCAATCCGGCATGGGCCGCACCGGCAAGTGGTTTGCCCACCAGTGGGCAGGCATCGTGCCTGATGTGATGTCTCTGGCCAAGGGCCTGGGCTCTGGCGTGCCTGTGGGCGCCATCGTGGCCAAGGGCAAGGCAGCCGAAGTGCTCAAGCCCGGCAACCACGGCACGACCTTCGGTGGCAACCCCCTGTCCATGCGCGCTGGTATCGAAACCATCCGCATCATGGAAGAAGATGGTCTGCTGGCACACACCACCAAGGTTGGTGCGCACCTGAAGGCCAAGCTGCAGCAAGAACTGGGCAGCCTGCCTGGCGTGGTGGACGTGCGCGGCGAGGGCCTGATTATCGGCATCGAGCTGAACAAGCCCTGCGGCGTGCTGCTGGGCCGTGGCGCCGAAGCGGGCCTGCTGTTCTCCGTCACCGCCGATACCGTGGTGCGCCTGGTGCCTCCGCTGATCATGACGGAAGCCGAAGCTGACGAAGTCGTGGCACGCCTGAAGCCACTGGTGCAGCAATTCCTTGCCGAATGAAAGTTTTGTCGATGACAGCCATCAAACACTATCTGCAGTTTTCCGATTTTTCGGCTGACGAATACGACTACCTGCTCTCGCGTGCCACCCTGATCAAGAAAAAGTTCAAGGGCTACGAAAAGCACCACACGCTGAGCGACCGCACCATGGCCATGATCTTCGAGAAGGCCAGCACCCGCACCCGTGTGAGCTTTGAAGCCGGCATGTACCAGCTGGGTGGTTCCGTGGTTCACCTGACCACGGGCGACAGCCAGCTGGGCCGCTCCGAGCCCATCGAGGACAGCGCCCGCGTCATCAGCCGCATGACCGATCTGGTCATGATTCGCACCTTTGGCCAGGACAAGATCGAGCGCTTTGCCGCCCACTCTCGCGTGCCCGTCATCAACGGCCTGACCAACGAGTTCCACCCCTGCCAGATCCTGGCCGACATCTTTACCTTCATCGAGCATCGCGGCTCGATCAAGGGCAAGGTGGTGGCCTGGGTGGGCGATGGCAACAACATGGCCAACACCTGGCTGCAGGCTGCTGACCTGCTGGGCTTTACCGTCCATGTCAGCACCCCCGGTGGCTACGAAGTGGACGAAAAGCTGGCCTTTGGCGGCAAGACGCCCCGCGAAGGCTGCTACAAAGTCTTCAAGGACCCGCTGGAAGCCTGCAAGGGCGCCGATCTGGTCACCACCGATGTGTGGACCAGCATGGGCTACGAAGCTGAAAACGCTGTGCGCATGAAGGCCTTTGCCGACTGGTGTGTGGACGAAGAAATGATGCAGGCTGCCAAGCCCGAAGCCGTCTTCATGCACTGCCTGCCCGCCCACCGTGGCGAGGAAGTGACTGCCGAAGTCATCGACGGCCCACAGTCCGTCGTCTGGGACGAGGCAGAAAACCGCATGCACGTGCAAAAGGCACTGATGGAATACCTGCTGCTGGGCCGCCAGCCAGGCTGATTCACTACGACCTGGCTCATCTGCATACCTCCACACCCATGCACCTGAGCCACATCACATCTCCAGACCGCCAGCGGGCTTTGCGCCAGCTGGCGGTTTTCTTTTGCCCGCTGCGCCCTGCCATGGGCGATGCACGCTACGGGCAATGTGGTGGCCAGCGCGCCCTGCGCCAGCCGCATATGGCACGCCACACACGCGTGCCTTCCTACTTCGGGCCGCGCAAG is from Comamonas fluminis and encodes:
- the rpsT gene encoding 30S ribosomal protein S20, with the protein product MATKAKKNPRLASGRKRARQNVKLNAANTSLRSKYRTAVKNVEKAVVAGDKTKAAELFAKAQSVIDTIADKGIFHKNKAARDKSRLSAKVKALALAA
- a CDS encoding DUF3579 domain-containing protein, coding for MVTPSSKELFILGMTQAGKTFRPSDWAERLAGVMSQFRPGGACAGSHLSYSPWCVPTVMNGTKCVVINRDLRDYEPMAWDFCLNFAKDNDLQVAEACLIPDEVKKKA
- a CDS encoding aspartate aminotransferase family protein translates to MTVSTEVVQPHVMSTYGRVPIALERGQGCRLWDVNGKEYLDALGGIAVNTLGHNHPKFVPAIQDQVAKLIHCSNYYNVPGQEELAKLLTERAKMDKAFFCSTGLEANEAAIKLARKFGVDKGIANPVIVVYDHAFHGRSLGTMSATANPKVREGFGPLLEGFIRIPANDIEALKKATAGNPNIVGVMMEPIQGEGGLHPMRAEYMQQVRALCDANDWLMILDEVQSGMGRTGKWFAHQWAGIVPDVMSLAKGLGSGVPVGAIVAKGKAAEVLKPGNHGTTFGGNPLSMRAGIETIRIMEEDGLLAHTTKVGAHLKAKLQQELGSLPGVVDVRGEGLIIGIELNKPCGVLLGRGAEAGLLFSVTADTVVRLVPPLIMTEAEADEVVARLKPLVQQFLAE
- the argF gene encoding ornithine carbamoyltransferase, whose translation is MKHYLQFSDFSADEYDYLLSRATLIKKKFKGYEKHHTLSDRTMAMIFEKASTRTRVSFEAGMYQLGGSVVHLTTGDSQLGRSEPIEDSARVISRMTDLVMIRTFGQDKIERFAAHSRVPVINGLTNEFHPCQILADIFTFIEHRGSIKGKVVAWVGDGNNMANTWLQAADLLGFTVHVSTPGGYEVDEKLAFGGKTPREGCYKVFKDPLEACKGADLVTTDVWTSMGYEAENAVRMKAFADWCVDEEMMQAAKPEAVFMHCLPAHRGEEVTAEVIDGPQSVVWDEAENRMHVQKALMEYLLLGRQPG